The Papaver somniferum cultivar HN1 chromosome 3, ASM357369v1, whole genome shotgun sequence genome includes a region encoding these proteins:
- the LOC113357399 gene encoding mavicyanin-like, which produces MAAGKMRFMVLLMATSMMLLQVSMATVYKVGDEPGWTTMGNVDYQKWSSSKTFRVGDVILFTYKTQYHNVMQVTHPQYQACNVTAPLKTFTTGNDSITITRNGHYYYLCGFPDHCQQGQKVDIRVARLTTASSATSPAASPSSAPANTPASPKNSAAIPSIGVLGKSMVLVLTIFAGFGF; this is translated from the exons ATGGCTGCAGGGAAGATGAGATTCATGGTTTTGTTAATGGCAACTAGTATGATGTTACTTCAAGTATCAATGGCTACTGTTTACAAAGTTGGAGATGAACCTGGATGGACTACCATGGGTAATGTTGACTACCAAAAATGGTCTTCTTCTAAGACTTTCCGTGTTGGAGATGTCATCT TGTTCACATACAAGACTCAGTACCACAATGTGATGCAAGTAACTCACCCTCAGTACCAGGCCTGCAATGTAACGGCTCCACTCAAGACTTTCACAACTGGAAATGATTCAATCACTATTACAAGGAATGGTCATTACTACTACCTCTGTGGCTTTCCTGATCATTGCCAGCAAGGTCAGAAAGTTGATATCCGGGTTGCTCGTTTGACAACTGCCTCATCAGCTACATCACCTGCTGCATCACCTTCAAGCGCACCAGCAAATACACCTGCATCTCCCAAAAACAGTGCTGCTATTCCTTCCATTGGTGTTCTTGGCAAGTCGATGGTCCTTGTTCTGACTATTTTCGCAGGATTTGGTTTCTAG